A stretch of the Vitis vinifera cultivar Pinot Noir 40024 chromosome 16, ASM3070453v1 genome encodes the following:
- the LOC100253347 gene encoding rust resistance kinase Lr10 yields MCTSLKLVLSLSCFLFVGIFAEVDECKVSRCSPNGPAIRFPFWLRDHQPAHCGFPGFELSCTEKHQTMLNLSHSVKLLVKKINYKSQEIQVHDTDDCRLTQFSNLSLHVSPFQLQEESQGHFSLLNCTSTKTAYSDYFYPVPCLSAPAYQVYAVYSSYSIDFELSSCRKIHNVSLPDHILMQDNIFPLNWDKPMCKSCEAEGGKCRWKKSNSKEPETQCVKGASKKPMVTGITLGSILLIIGTVALHRVYSWKKLERNNQIKIEKFLEDYIALKPTRYSYADIKKITNHFQDKLGEGGYGTVYKGKLSDEVHVAVKILNNTNGNGEEFLNEVGTMGRIHHVNVVRLVGFCADGFRRALIYEFLPNESLEKFIFSRTIKNHSLGWKKLQDIALGIAKGIEYLHQGCDQRILHFDIKPHNILLDHNFNPKIADFGLAKLCSKEQSAVSMTTARGTMGYIAPEMLSRNLGNVSYKSDVFSYGMLLLEMVGGRKNIDVTVDNTSQVYFPEWIYNHLDQGEELQIRIDEEGDTQIVKKLTIIGLWCIQWFPTDRPSMKLVVQMLEGEHNLSTPPNPFTCTTPTKTNASTSKRYLQQELTVISEIE; encoded by the exons ATGTGTACTTCCTTGAAACTGGTCCTCTCTCTTTCTTGCTTCCTGTTTGTTGGAATCTTTGCAGAGGTCGATGAGTGCAAGGTATCAAGGTGCAGCCCCAATGGTCCAGCCATCCGTTTCCCGTTCTGGCTTAGAGACCACCAGCCAGCCCACTGTGGATTCCCTGGGTTTGAGCTATCGTGCACGGAGAAGCATCAGACCATGCTAAATCTCTCACACTCAGTGAAACTATtggtgaagaaaataaattacaaatctCAAGAAATTCAAGTTCATGACACAGATGATTGCCGTCTAACACAGTTTTCAAACCTCAGTTTACACGTCTCTCCTTTCCAATTGCAAGAAGAAAGTCAAGGACACTTCAGCCTACTCAATTGTACTTCAACTAAAACAGCTTATTCAGATTACTTTTACCCAGTCCCTTGCCTCAGTGCCCCTGCCTACCAGGTTTATGCTGTTTATTCGTCATATTCCATCGACTTCGAACTATCCTCTTGCCGCAAGATTCACAATGTTTCACTTCCAGATCATATACTTATGCAAGACAATATTTTTCCTCTGAATTGGGACAAACCAATGTGCAAAAGCTGTGAAGCAGAAGGTGGGAAGTGCAGATGGAAGAAGAGTAATAGCAAGGAACCTGAAACCCAATGTGTCAAAG GTGCATCAAAAAAACCAATGGTTACAG GTATAACCCTTGGTTCCATTCTTCTTATTATTGGAACCGTTGCACTCCATCGTGTATATAGCTggaagaaattagaaagaaacaatcaaataaagattGAAAAGTTTTTGGAAGATTACATAGCTCTCAAGCCTACAAGATACTCTTATGCTGATATTAAGAAGATCACAAACCACTTCCAAGATAAATTGGGTGAAGGAGGTTATGGAACAGTGTATAAGGGAAAGCTGTCTGATGAAGTTCATGTTGCAGTCAAGATCCTGAACAACACCAATGGAAATGGGGAGGAGTTTCTTAATGAAGTGGGAACCATGGGTAGAATCCACCATGTGAATGTTGTTCGCTTAGTTGGCTTCTGTGCTGATGGATTTAGACGAGCTCTTATTTATGAGTTCTTGCCAAATGAGTCGCTAGAGAAGTtcatattttcaagaacaattaaAAACCATTCACTTGGTTGGAAAAAGCTTCAAGATATTGCTTTAGGTATTGCCAAAGGAATTGAATATCTTCACCAAGGTTGTGATCAAAGAATCctccattttgatatcaaacctCATAATATTTTACTTGATCACAATTTTAATCCAAAAATAGCTGATTTTGGCCTCGCCAAATTATGTTCCAAGGAACAAAGTGCAGTTTCTATGACTACAGCTAGGGGGACCATGGGCTATATTGCTCCAGAGATGTTATCCAGGAATTTAGGAAATGTGTCTTACAAGTCAGATGTTTTTAGCTATGGAATGCTATTACTTGAAATGGTAGGAGGAAGGAAGAATATTGATGTTACTGTGGATAACACTAGCCAAGTTTACTTCCCAGAATGGATTTATAATCATCTAGATCAAGGTGAAGAGCTGCAAATTCGAATTGATGAAGAAGGAGATactcaaatagtaaaaaaattgacaattatTGGACTTTGGTGTATTCAATGGTTCCCAACGGATCGTCCTTCTATGAAGCTTGTGGTTCAAATGTTAGAAGGAGAACATAATTTATCCACGCCTCCCAATCCTTTCACTTGCACTACTCCAACAAAAACAAATGCAAGCACATCTAAAAGAtaccttcaacaagagttaacAGTCATCTCAGAAATTGAATGA
- the LOC100258478 gene encoding rust resistance kinase Lr10 isoform X1, protein MLRRIFILYPGFAALLLLLLVPITCKAKRNHRVCTSSCGNIHNISYPFRLKDDPRSCGESEYELACETNRTILYLYSGKYKVEEINYEIFTIRIVDTGLQKDDCSSLPLHSLTYRNFTSQRPIRYWRSSENSALNFIDCEAPISSSIYMDMAPCSKNSSAHFSLSSIQTYSYVVVGYMSLSDLQNSCRIDLEVSVSTRGQKIDNSSCSGIHDGMLYGTDLQWCKCLSSVCPPCDFIFSSEYPWYWIVADILSYGFVFIVAIVAVRTLFGSPCVVIFLIYKWRRRNLSMYHAIEEFIQAQNNLTPIRYSYSNIKKMTKGFMEKLGEGGYGSVYKGKLRSGHFVAVKMMANSKANGQDFINEVATIGRIHHVNVVQLIGFCAEGSKRALVYDFMPNGSLDKYIFPEKEGNISLLSLEKMYEISLGVAYGIEYLHRGCDTQILHFDIKPHNILLDKNFTPKVSDFGLAKSYPTDHSIVSLTAARGTRGYMAPELFYKNIGGVSYKADVYSFGMLLMEMAGRRKNLNVFAEHSSQIYFPSWVYEQFNEGKDIEMEDATEEGKELSKKLIIVALWCIQLKPSDRPSMNKVVEMLEGNVELLQMPPKPLLTPQEVPAEDHVNNKKPAEMSISIR, encoded by the exons ATGTTGAGAAGGATCTTCATCTTATATCCTGGTTTTGCAGCCCTTCTTCTACTTCTGTTAGTTCCTATAACATGTAAAGCCAAGCGCAATCATCGGGTCTGTACCTCTTCCTGCGGGAATATTCATAATATAAGCTACCCTTTCCGACTGAAAGATGATCCACGGAGCTGCGGAGAAAGCGAGTATGAGCTGGCTTGTGAGACTAACCGCACAATCTTATACTTGTATTCAGGAAAATACAAAGTAGAAGAAATCAATTATGAGATCTTCACCATAAGGATTGTTGACACTGGCCTACAAAAAGATGACTGCTCTTCTCTGCCTCTGCATTCTTTGACTTACAGAAACTTTACTAGTCAACGTCCAATTAGATATTGGCGGTCTTCTGAGAATTCGGctctaaattttattgattgtgAAGCTCCAATAAGTTCTTCTATCTACATGGATATGGCACCTTGCAGTAAAAACAGTTCTGCCCACTTTTCTTTATCTTCAATTCAAACATATTCATATGTTGTAGTTGGATACATGTCGTTGTCAGATTTACAGAACTCTTGCAGGATAGACTTGGAGGTCAGTGTCTCAACCCGTGGGCAGAAGATTGACAACAGTTCTTGTTCAGGCATCCATGATGGGATGCTATACGGGACTGACCTTCAATGGTGCAAGTGTCTCTCCTCCGTGTGCCCTCCTTGCG attttatattttcatcagAGTACCCCTGGTATTGGATTGTAGCAG ATATTCTGTCATATGGATTCGTTTTCATTG TTGCTATTGTTGCTGTGAGAACTTTGTTCGGGAGTCCATGTGTTGTGATATTTTTGATCTACAAATGGAGAAGGAGGAACTTATCCATGTACCATGCCATTGAGGAGTTCATTCAAGCTCAAAATAATCTAACACCGATAAGGTACTCTTACTCAAATATTAAGAAGATGACAAAAGGTTTCATGGAAAAACTGGGTGAAGGAGGCTATGGTTCGGTATACAAAGGAAAGCTTCGAAGTGGTCATTTCGTAGCTGTAAAAATGATGGCCAATTCCAAAGCCAATGGACAAGATTTCATTAATGAAGTTGCTACAATTGGAAGGATTCATCATGTCAATGTGGTGCAATTAATTGGATTTTGTGCCGAGGGATCGAAGCGTGCTCTTGTATATGACTTTATGCCTAATGGGTCTCTTGATAAGTACATATTTCCTGAAAAGGAAGGAAATATCTCCTTATTAAGCTTAGAGAAAATGTATGAAATTTCTCTAGGGGTGGCCTATGGGATTGAATACTTACATCGAGGTTGTGACACCCAAATCCtgcattttgatatcaaacctCACAATATTCTTCTTGATAAGAATTTCACTCCGAAGGTTTCAGACTTTGGCCTCGCGAAATCATATCCAACAGATCATAGTATTGTGTCCCTAACTGCAGCAAGAGGGACAAGGGGATACATGGCTCCAGAGTTGTTCTACAAAAACATTGGAGGAGTCTCATACAAAgctgatgtttatagttttgggaTGCTGTTGATGGAAATGGCAGGCAGAAGGAAGAATTTGAATGTTTTTGCGGAGCATTCAAGCCAAATTTACTTTCCTTCCTGGGTTTACGAGCAGTTCAATGAAGGAAAAGACATAGAAATGGAAGATGCAACAGAGGAAGGAAAGGAGCTTTCCAAAAAGCTGATTATAGTAGCCTTATGGTGCATACAATTGAAGCCCAGTGATCGTCCTTCAATGAACAAAGTTGTGGAGATGCTTGAAGGAAATGTGGAGCTCCTGCAGATGCCTCCAAAGCCTCTTCTAACTCCACAAGAGGTGCCAGCTGAGGATCATGTAAACAACAAAAAGCCGGCAGAAATGTCAATTAGTATCAGATAG
- the LOC100258478 gene encoding rust resistance kinase Lr10 isoform X2 codes for MMGCYTGLTFNGASVSPPCALLALYDSTPYNGDADFIFSSEYPWYWIVADILSYGFVFIVAIVAVRTLFGSPCVVIFLIYKWRRRNLSMYHAIEEFIQAQNNLTPIRYSYSNIKKMTKGFMEKLGEGGYGSVYKGKLRSGHFVAVKMMANSKANGQDFINEVATIGRIHHVNVVQLIGFCAEGSKRALVYDFMPNGSLDKYIFPEKEGNISLLSLEKMYEISLGVAYGIEYLHRGCDTQILHFDIKPHNILLDKNFTPKVSDFGLAKSYPTDHSIVSLTAARGTRGYMAPELFYKNIGGVSYKADVYSFGMLLMEMAGRRKNLNVFAEHSSQIYFPSWVYEQFNEGKDIEMEDATEEGKELSKKLIIVALWCIQLKPSDRPSMNKVVEMLEGNVELLQMPPKPLLTPQEVPAEDHVNNKKPAEMSISIR; via the exons ATGATGGGATGCTATACGGGACTGACCTTCAATGGTGCAAGTGTCTCTCCTCCGTGTGCCCTCCTTGCG CTTTATGATTCAACTCCTTACAATGGTGACGcagattttatattttcatcagAGTACCCCTGGTATTGGATTGTAGCAG ATATTCTGTCATATGGATTCGTTTTCATTG TTGCTATTGTTGCTGTGAGAACTTTGTTCGGGAGTCCATGTGTTGTGATATTTTTGATCTACAAATGGAGAAGGAGGAACTTATCCATGTACCATGCCATTGAGGAGTTCATTCAAGCTCAAAATAATCTAACACCGATAAGGTACTCTTACTCAAATATTAAGAAGATGACAAAAGGTTTCATGGAAAAACTGGGTGAAGGAGGCTATGGTTCGGTATACAAAGGAAAGCTTCGAAGTGGTCATTTCGTAGCTGTAAAAATGATGGCCAATTCCAAAGCCAATGGACAAGATTTCATTAATGAAGTTGCTACAATTGGAAGGATTCATCATGTCAATGTGGTGCAATTAATTGGATTTTGTGCCGAGGGATCGAAGCGTGCTCTTGTATATGACTTTATGCCTAATGGGTCTCTTGATAAGTACATATTTCCTGAAAAGGAAGGAAATATCTCCTTATTAAGCTTAGAGAAAATGTATGAAATTTCTCTAGGGGTGGCCTATGGGATTGAATACTTACATCGAGGTTGTGACACCCAAATCCtgcattttgatatcaaacctCACAATATTCTTCTTGATAAGAATTTCACTCCGAAGGTTTCAGACTTTGGCCTCGCGAAATCATATCCAACAGATCATAGTATTGTGTCCCTAACTGCAGCAAGAGGGACAAGGGGATACATGGCTCCAGAGTTGTTCTACAAAAACATTGGAGGAGTCTCATACAAAgctgatgtttatagttttgggaTGCTGTTGATGGAAATGGCAGGCAGAAGGAAGAATTTGAATGTTTTTGCGGAGCATTCAAGCCAAATTTACTTTCCTTCCTGGGTTTACGAGCAGTTCAATGAAGGAAAAGACATAGAAATGGAAGATGCAACAGAGGAAGGAAAGGAGCTTTCCAAAAAGCTGATTATAGTAGCCTTATGGTGCATACAATTGAAGCCCAGTGATCGTCCTTCAATGAACAAAGTTGTGGAGATGCTTGAAGGAAATGTGGAGCTCCTGCAGATGCCTCCAAAGCCTCTTCTAACTCCACAAGAGGTGCCAGCTGAGGATCATGTAAACAACAAAAAGCCGGCAGAAATGTCAATTAGTATCAGATAG